The following proteins are encoded in a genomic region of Paenibacillus sp. FSL H3-0469:
- the mobB gene encoding molybdopterin-guanine dinucleotide biosynthesis protein B, translating to MESQHAAVQRLVPVLQIIGYKNSGKTTLACRLIEALSAQGLRVGSAKHDAHSFQLDDPGTDSSKHLLHGAVETVLTSPEATRVMRRSAASLREIAESMHGRVDLVIAEGFKSAEYPKIALIRRTADQITLQKEATNIRLWLSWGEAAELQSAASGSRISPDSPPVLPLRDQALADQAVIALALSLLQS from the coding sequence ATGGAATCCCAGCATGCGGCGGTACAGCGCCTAGTTCCTGTACTGCAAATCATCGGATACAAGAACAGCGGCAAAACAACTCTCGCCTGCCGGCTAATCGAGGCCTTGTCTGCGCAAGGATTACGGGTTGGCTCTGCCAAGCATGATGCCCATTCCTTCCAGCTGGATGATCCGGGGACGGATAGCAGCAAGCATCTCCTGCACGGTGCAGTGGAGACGGTATTGACCTCGCCTGAGGCAACAAGGGTCATGCGCAGATCCGCGGCTTCACTAAGGGAAATAGCGGAGTCGATGCACGGCAGAGTAGATCTGGTAATTGCCGAGGGGTTCAAATCTGCGGAATATCCCAAGATCGCCCTAATTCGCCGCACAGCGGACCAGATAACGCTGCAAAAGGAAGCAACGAACATACGCCTGTGGTTAAGCTGGGGAGAGGCTGCGGAACTACAGAGTGCTGCGTCTGGTTCCCGGATTAGCCCGGATAGTCCGCCGGTATTGCCATTGCGGGATCAGGCGCTTGCGGATCAGGCGGTTATCGCACTGGCGCTGTCACTGCTTCAGTCCTAA
- a CDS encoding molybdenum cofactor biosynthesis protein MoaE has translation MGDSLFEITESVIIPAKVSDKVLRREAGAITLFIGTVREFTQGKKTLYLEYEAYPSMAVTQLKRIGQEVLERWPDTKVAVTHRIGRLEITDIAVVIAVSSPHRKAAYEANEYVIERIKQIVPIWKKEMGEDGEAWIGDQLGQQTYPKGRPDLPDIPAEDQR, from the coding sequence ATGGGCGATTCGTTATTTGAAATTACAGAATCCGTGATTATACCCGCTAAAGTATCCGATAAAGTTCTGCGCAGAGAGGCCGGGGCGATTACCTTATTCATCGGTACGGTGCGTGAGTTCACGCAGGGAAAAAAAACCTTGTATCTTGAATATGAAGCATACCCGTCCATGGCTGTAACGCAGCTGAAGCGCATCGGACAGGAAGTGCTGGAGCGCTGGCCGGATACGAAGGTTGCAGTTACTCACCGGATCGGCAGGCTGGAGATTACCGATATTGCTGTAGTCATCGCAGTCTCCTCGCCCCACCGTAAGGCTGCCTATGAAGCGAATGAATACGTGATTGAGCGGATCAAGCAGATTGTTCCAATCTGGAAGAAGGAGATGGGCGAGGACGGCGAGGCCTGGATTGGCGACCAGCTCGGCCAGCAGACGTACCCCAAGGGGCGTCCTGACTTGCCGGATATTCCGGCGGAAGACCAGAGGTAG
- a CDS encoding DNA alkylation repair protein — MNAEQVMQELEALGKERTKKMYTANGAREPLFGVATGAMKPIFKQTGINQALAEELYATGNYDAMYFAGIIADPNGMTEADYNRWMDGAYFYMLSDFVVAVTLAEADIAQQVADEWIRSGEDLRMSAGWSCYCWLLGSRPDQEFPESKLADMLEQAEQSIHQSPERTRYSMNNFMYTVAVSYSPLHELARETAERVGPVEVDKDKPKSKLISAYDNIMKAVDKGRIGFKRKHVRC; from the coding sequence ATGAATGCAGAACAGGTGATGCAGGAGCTTGAAGCGCTTGGCAAGGAACGGACCAAGAAGATGTATACCGCAAACGGTGCACGGGAACCGCTCTTTGGTGTGGCTACCGGTGCCATGAAGCCAATTTTTAAGCAAACCGGAATCAATCAGGCGCTGGCTGAGGAACTGTATGCTACAGGTAATTATGATGCGATGTATTTTGCCGGGATCATTGCTGATCCGAACGGGATGACAGAGGCGGATTACAACCGCTGGATGGACGGGGCTTATTTCTATATGCTGTCTGATTTCGTTGTGGCTGTAACCTTGGCTGAAGCGGATATTGCCCAGCAGGTGGCCGACGAATGGATCAGGAGCGGAGAAGACCTCCGAATGTCGGCAGGCTGGAGCTGTTACTGCTGGCTGCTGGGAAGCCGCCCGGATCAGGAGTTCCCGGAGAGTAAGCTGGCAGATATGCTGGAGCAGGCCGAGCAGAGCATTCATCAGTCCCCGGAGCGCACCCGGTATTCGATGAACAATTTTATGTATACGGTGGCCGTATCCTATTCGCCGCTTCATGAGCTGGCTCGTGAGACGGCGGAGCGGGTGGGTCCGGTTGAGGTGGACAAGGACAAGCCGAAGAGTAAGCTCATCAGCGCATACGATAATATTATGAAGGCTGTCGACAAAGGACGGATCGGGTTCAAGCGCAAGCATGTACGCTGCTGA
- a CDS encoding pyridoxamine 5'-phosphate oxidase family protein: protein MSTTHHSHEEAVETVRKLIKGIDMAMLTTISEEGLVSRPMKTQEVEFDGDLWFLTKKDTSKFGEILYDPRVNVVYADKSYVSIRGTAEIVNDVNKKKELWSAGYDTFLKTSYDDPNVILLKVHAEAAEYWKSGNLAEKAVYMFKRMTGQDTEGLNLNQTVELE, encoded by the coding sequence ATGTCAACTACACACCATAGTCACGAGGAAGCCGTTGAGACGGTCCGCAAGCTGATCAAGGGTATCGATATGGCCATGCTCACCACCATCTCGGAGGAAGGGCTGGTCTCCCGGCCCATGAAGACCCAGGAAGTCGAATTCGACGGAGACTTGTGGTTCCTGACCAAGAAGGATACCAGCAAGTTCGGGGAGATTCTGTATGATCCGCGAGTGAATGTCGTGTATGCTGATAAATCTTATGTATCGATCCGCGGGACAGCCGAAATTGTAAACGATGTGAACAAGAAGAAAGAGCTCTGGAGTGCAGGGTACGATACGTTCCTGAAGACAAGCTATGATGATCCGAATGTCATTCTGCTCAAGGTCCATGCCGAAGCCGCCGAATATTGGAAGAGCGGCAATCTGGCCGAGAAGGCAGTATATATGTTCAAGCGGATGACCGGCCAGGACACGGAAGGGCTGAATCTGAATCAGACGGTCGAGCTGGAATAG
- a CDS encoding RNA polymerase sigma factor → MDPIEEKIRRIQGGEGGLYSDVIRLYQQRIYLYCYRLLNNKEEAEDAVQDILIKAYQNIGQYKPQADFTSWLYKIAYHHCLNQLRRQKSRQQLRKLLGQEVTEKSAEQMFENRLFSEPVSAALGKLDVEDRNLLILRIYEDKSFAEISEILGVSTATVRKRYERTREKLKKAIERKEKQLWASVN, encoded by the coding sequence GTGGACCCTATCGAAGAGAAGATTAGAAGGATTCAGGGCGGGGAAGGAGGCTTGTACTCGGATGTGATCAGGCTGTACCAGCAACGGATTTACCTCTATTGTTACCGCTTGTTGAATAACAAGGAAGAGGCAGAAGACGCAGTACAGGATATCTTGATCAAGGCCTACCAGAATATCGGGCAGTACAAGCCTCAGGCAGATTTCACCTCATGGCTCTACAAGATTGCTTATCATCATTGCCTCAATCAGCTGCGGCGGCAGAAATCACGGCAGCAGCTGCGGAAGCTGCTGGGGCAGGAGGTTACGGAGAAGAGCGCCGAGCAAATGTTTGAGAACCGCCTGTTCAGCGAGCCGGTCTCGGCGGCTCTGGGGAAGCTGGATGTGGAGGACCGGAATTTATTGATCCTGCGGATTTATGAAGATAAATCATTTGCGGAAATCAGTGAAATTCTGGGTGTGAGTACGGCTACCGTACGCAAAAGATATGAACGGACCAGGGAAAAACTTAAAAAAGCGATTGAGCGAAAGGAGAAACAATTATGGGCAAGCGTGAATTAA
- a CDS encoding DUF4367 domain-containing protein, with the protein MGKRELTPEEQFLKDGDRSAHWNTVDVHDPVMKALGLEGALTAEGDENLLQTLPPSVEAPKVMRRMETRTGRRQKRMPVKGWAAAVLALVLLGGGYTQFSGILQQGAEAQSPGEVRQGAGAQYKVLPYQPLPATASGGTLIEKAKEPLKPYIPNAEPGADDEANKKLSILYNQKYSKGAELMKEILLPGEYATYLITREGEEGEGSMNMYRPPLTFKDYTAYKTSVEEHNAPVLEQPAYLPEGYTLDEAIINPSFLKVPDVQELKGENERDLGDNFQLAWRVEKAENIDYPYSSLVYKKGEAQVRISVSRVDNNQNPADPLSWSEHTKMENIEIKGRQAIFSDDSDNKELDLGFKYELVWSDPDAKVIYSVIAGQENTELTKDELIGIAASMMK; encoded by the coding sequence ATGGGCAAGCGTGAATTAACTCCAGAGGAACAGTTTCTCAAGGATGGAGACCGTTCAGCACATTGGAACACCGTTGATGTTCATGATCCAGTAATGAAGGCGCTCGGGCTTGAGGGGGCATTGACTGCTGAAGGAGACGAGAACCTGCTTCAGACCCTTCCGCCAAGCGTAGAGGCACCTAAAGTAATGCGCAGAATGGAAACAAGAACCGGGCGGAGACAGAAGCGGATGCCAGTGAAGGGCTGGGCGGCGGCGGTCCTGGCACTGGTCTTGCTGGGCGGCGGCTATACCCAGTTCTCCGGTATACTCCAGCAAGGAGCTGAAGCCCAGAGTCCGGGTGAGGTCCGGCAAGGGGCTGGAGCCCAGTATAAGGTGCTTCCGTATCAGCCGCTTCCGGCGACGGCTTCCGGCGGAACGCTGATTGAGAAGGCGAAAGAACCCCTGAAGCCTTATATTCCCAACGCAGAGCCGGGTGCAGACGATGAAGCCAACAAGAAGCTGAGTATTCTCTATAACCAGAAGTATTCAAAAGGGGCAGAGCTTATGAAGGAGATTTTGCTTCCTGGAGAGTATGCCACCTATCTAATTACACGTGAAGGAGAGGAGGGAGAGGGGAGTATGAATATGTATCGTCCGCCCCTCACGTTCAAGGACTATACCGCCTATAAGACCAGTGTAGAGGAGCACAACGCTCCGGTCCTGGAGCAGCCGGCGTATCTGCCGGAAGGGTATACCCTGGACGAGGCCATCATCAACCCTTCTTTCTTAAAAGTGCCGGATGTGCAGGAGCTTAAAGGCGAAAACGAGAGAGACCTGGGAGACAACTTCCAGTTGGCCTGGAGAGTCGAGAAGGCGGAGAACATTGACTATCCGTATTCCTCCCTGGTATACAAGAAAGGGGAGGCTCAGGTGAGAATCAGTGTCTCGCGTGTGGATAACAACCAAAACCCGGCAGACCCGCTCTCGTGGAGTGAACATACAAAGATGGAGAATATCGAGATTAAAGGCAGACAGGCCATTTTCTCGGATGACTCGGACAACAAGGAACTTGACTTGGGATTTAAGTACGAGTTAGTTTGGTCTGACCCCGATGCAAAGGTCATCTATTCTGTGATCGCCGGCCAGGAGAATACGGAGCTAACGAAGGATGAGCTTATCGGCATTGCCGCCAGCATGATGAAATAA
- a CDS encoding extracellular solute-binding protein, whose product MLKWKRSLSVLAMTAILGTLAACGGGGNKVNNAGGATEAPAGTNAAATAAATEAPSTNEPVKLRIMWWGSQPRHEATLAALELYTKNNPNVTFEPEYSGMDGYLDKLSTQAAANNAPDVVQLDPGWMPDWMARQQLADLAPEVDVSKFDTKLLSGGQLDGKQYAVPLGSVAFGMVYDKAAMDKLGIANPANGWTWDEFFALAKESKSKLPKGQYFTLDYAGNYFMYSAYQYARGKGQVITDDGHFNVDEATYLDWTRKFEELRKEGLVPPADVNASDKENDPQMDLLAAGKVLFRYSFSNNLGTWDSIKPGAYALVTMPRAEEAGGWLKPSMYMAVSKNSKHAEEAKKFINWFVNDAEAAKITQTFRGLPANKDNAALLEANMSDLDKVGLALLRATEPDGQTWSAGAGGWTNFVDKDWVLVRDQLSFGKSTPEEAFKQLKEASLSYEK is encoded by the coding sequence ATGTTGAAATGGAAGCGTTCTCTTTCGGTCCTGGCGATGACAGCGATATTAGGTACACTGGCTGCCTGCGGCGGCGGAGGGAATAAAGTAAACAATGCAGGAGGGGCTACAGAAGCACCCGCCGGCACCAATGCGGCTGCAACGGCAGCTGCAACTGAAGCGCCAAGCACCAATGAACCGGTCAAGCTGCGGATTATGTGGTGGGGCTCCCAGCCGCGTCACGAAGCTACCTTGGCGGCCCTGGAATTGTACACGAAGAACAATCCGAATGTAACCTTCGAGCCGGAATATTCCGGGATGGACGGTTATCTGGACAAATTATCCACGCAGGCTGCGGCCAACAACGCACCCGATGTGGTTCAGCTTGACCCGGGCTGGATGCCGGACTGGATGGCCCGCCAGCAATTGGCCGACCTGGCTCCTGAGGTCGATGTAAGCAAATTCGATACGAAGCTGCTGTCAGGCGGCCAATTGGACGGCAAGCAGTATGCCGTTCCGCTCGGCTCGGTGGCCTTCGGTATGGTATATGATAAAGCCGCTATGGATAAGCTGGGGATTGCGAATCCGGCCAACGGCTGGACCTGGGATGAGTTCTTCGCCCTGGCGAAGGAATCCAAGTCCAAGCTGCCGAAGGGGCAGTATTTCACCCTCGACTATGCAGGTAACTATTTCATGTACTCGGCGTATCAGTATGCCAGAGGCAAAGGGCAGGTCATCACGGATGACGGCCACTTCAACGTGGATGAAGCCACCTATCTGGACTGGACCCGCAAGTTCGAAGAGCTCCGCAAGGAAGGGCTTGTTCCTCCGGCGGATGTGAATGCTTCCGATAAGGAAAATGATCCGCAAATGGATCTGCTCGCAGCAGGCAAGGTACTGTTCCGTTACAGCTTCTCCAACAATCTGGGAACCTGGGACAGCATTAAGCCAGGAGCCTACGCACTTGTAACCATGCCGCGTGCCGAAGAGGCCGGAGGCTGGCTGAAGCCGTCGATGTACATGGCGGTCTCCAAGAACTCCAAGCATGCCGAAGAAGCCAAGAAATTCATCAACTGGTTCGTGAATGATGCTGAAGCGGCCAAGATTACCCAGACCTTCCGTGGCCTCCCGGCCAACAAGGATAACGCCGCTCTGCTGGAAGCTAATATGAGCGATCTGGATAAGGTAGGCTTGGCTCTGCTCCGTGCTACAGAGCCGGATGGCCAGACCTGGTCAGCCGGAGCCGGCGGCTGGACGAACTTCGTGGACAAAGACTGGGTACTGGTCCGTGATCAGCTCAGCTTCGGTAAATCCACACCGGAAGAGGCGTTCAAGCAGCTGAAGGAAGCCTCGCTATCCTACGAGAAATAA
- a CDS encoding sugar ABC transporter permease, with amino-acid sequence MNRSTTTLAQASPAPKKSSYFKSRWNAPLAGYLFISPWLIGFLALTAYPLFLSLYYSFTDYTLMQPMKWIGSRNYERIFTADPKFIQSAKVTVMYVLASVPLKLIAALLVAMILSRAVRGISVYRTAIYFPSLIGGSIGVSLLWRNIFGVDGIFNKLIAVFGIEGKSWITNPDTALGTLILLTVWQFGSTMVIFLAGLKQIPNDLYEASSVDGANKFIQFFRITLPMLSPILYFNLIMAVINAFQMFTSAFVITNGGPMNATYVYAMYLYERAFSRYELGYASALAWIMLVAIVAATLLISYTSKYWVFYETDTGGKKRK; translated from the coding sequence ATGAACCGCTCCACAACCACTTTAGCCCAAGCCTCGCCAGCGCCCAAAAAAAGCTCTTATTTCAAAAGCCGGTGGAATGCTCCGCTTGCAGGCTATTTGTTTATTTCGCCCTGGCTGATCGGGTTCCTGGCCCTGACGGCGTATCCGTTGTTCTTATCGCTGTACTATTCGTTTACCGACTACACCCTGATGCAGCCGATGAAATGGATCGGGTCCCGCAATTACGAACGGATTTTCACAGCAGACCCCAAATTCATTCAATCCGCCAAAGTCACGGTCATGTACGTGCTGGCCTCTGTGCCTCTTAAACTAATTGCGGCCCTGCTCGTGGCCATGATTCTCAGCAGAGCGGTCAGAGGGATCAGCGTGTACCGCACAGCGATCTATTTCCCTTCACTGATCGGCGGAAGTATCGGGGTATCGCTGCTCTGGCGCAACATCTTCGGGGTAGACGGGATTTTCAACAAGCTGATTGCTGTCTTTGGCATCGAGGGGAAAAGCTGGATCACCAACCCGGACACTGCGCTTGGTACACTGATTCTGCTCACGGTCTGGCAATTCGGCTCAACCATGGTTATCTTCCTGGCCGGGCTGAAGCAGATTCCGAATGACTTATATGAGGCTTCCTCGGTAGACGGGGCTAATAAGTTCATTCAATTCTTCCGCATCACACTGCCCATGCTGTCGCCGATTCTCTACTTCAATCTGATCATGGCCGTGATCAACGCCTTCCAGATGTTCACCTCGGCCTTTGTGATTACGAATGGCGGACCGATGAACGCTACATACGTGTACGCTATGTATTTGTACGAACGGGCCTTCAGCCGGTACGAGCTGGGCTATGCCTCTGCACTGGCCTGGATTATGCTGGTCGCTATCGTAGCTGCAACGCTGCTGATCTCCTACACCTCGAAATATTGGGTATTCTATGAGACTGACACTGGAGGGAAAAAACGCAAATGA
- a CDS encoding carbohydrate ABC transporter permease — MTTLNWKPALRHVFMILFSFIMVYPIVWWVGASLKDSTELSSPGIFPSVPQWENFTKGWNSVPGHTFTDFYLNTFWLEIMVLIATLLSCTLVAFGFARLDFPLKKFWFSILMLTLMMPGQVLIIPQYALFHQLGWVNTYLPFVVPHLLAGGAGGSFFVFLLIQFIRGVPKELDESAKIDGCSWFGIFWRVVMPLAFPAVVTVTIFCFLWNWDDFLGHLLYINTVDKYTVGLALRMINDSQSAAEWGQLLAMSLVSIVPATLVFTFLQKYFVDGIATTGIKG, encoded by the coding sequence ATGACAACTCTGAATTGGAAGCCTGCACTCCGGCATGTGTTCATGATTCTCTTCAGCTTCATCATGGTCTATCCGATTGTCTGGTGGGTCGGCGCCTCGCTGAAGGATAGTACGGAGCTGAGTTCACCGGGAATCTTCCCGTCCGTCCCGCAATGGGAGAATTTCACCAAGGGCTGGAACTCGGTACCCGGACACACGTTCACCGATTTCTATCTCAACACCTTCTGGCTTGAAATTATGGTGCTGATCGCAACGCTGCTATCCTGTACACTGGTCGCTTTCGGGTTCGCCCGACTGGATTTTCCGCTCAAGAAATTCTGGTTCTCGATTCTGATGCTGACGCTGATGATGCCGGGCCAGGTACTGATCATTCCCCAGTACGCCTTGTTCCATCAGCTGGGCTGGGTGAACACGTATTTGCCGTTTGTCGTTCCCCATCTGCTGGCGGGCGGGGCCGGCGGGAGCTTCTTCGTCTTCCTGCTGATCCAGTTCATCCGCGGTGTGCCCAAGGAGCTGGATGAATCGGCCAAAATCGACGGTTGCTCCTGGTTCGGGATTTTCTGGAGAGTGGTCATGCCGCTGGCCTTCCCGGCGGTCGTTACGGTGACCATCTTCTGCTTCCTGTGGAACTGGGATGACTTCCTGGGACATCTCCTCTACATCAACACGGTTGACAAATACACGGTGGGTCTCGCGCTGCGCATGATCAATGACTCCCAGTCTGCAGCTGAGTGGGGCCAGCTTCTGGCCATGTCGCTTGTCTCTATTGTTCCGGCAACGCTTGTGTTCACCTTCCTGCAGAAGTATTTCGTGGACGGGATTGCCACAACAGGCATAAAGGGATAA
- a CDS encoding sensor histidine kinase gives MTNPFKKYRIDRLFFHSFAIILILVIAVTAWTSYSNSSKALVQTTSHYQQRLLDELNNEITTRLDMIEQISLSTSRDNELTTFLLNRQDDFERYRKRVSVESALGNLTYAIPLIQGIDLYMDEPMPSDGQSYIQFRNIRDLDKQPWSRNLVKSDFAWSGEHSIPSVQGEIPVLSFARKVMNENDYLGVLVVHIKAKEIRALLTGNSAGSNRIMADSGGKQILSIGETLEQNEWSKWIDLKSNKSGYVHIPGDKDSGNTLLVYSRMDNSIWTLLEFTSWKQITASSLELAEWIGLIGIGAILLVLLLTHYLSKQFTKPIKQLVSAMKMYSVGGHREELPIDYENEFGYLFSGYRKQTDRIEELYLSLERRYEQQRKAEIEALQANINPHFLYNMLDQLNWMAIEAGQDELSRILELMGQMFRIGLSNGASFIMVSEELQHIQCYLEIQQLRWGDGLEYTINVEPELLEAYLPKLTLQPFVENSIVHGFNKQRSGQVTIRLTKIEETLQIIIDDNGAGLKQPEARPQRRHTGGYGIRNVRERIAGYFGNDYGVTLKEREEGGTRVEIVLPLLREAPAQILTASLAVKEG, from the coding sequence TTGACCAACCCTTTTAAAAAGTACAGGATCGACCGTCTGTTTTTTCACAGCTTTGCCATTATTCTTATTCTGGTAATTGCAGTTACGGCTTGGACCAGCTACAGCAATTCCTCCAAAGCCCTTGTGCAGACGACCTCCCATTATCAGCAGCGGCTGCTGGATGAACTGAATAATGAAATTACCACCCGGCTGGATATGATTGAGCAGATCTCACTGTCTACCTCACGGGACAACGAGCTGACGACCTTTCTGCTGAACCGGCAGGATGATTTCGAGCGGTACCGCAAGCGTGTAAGCGTTGAGAGTGCCCTCGGCAATCTGACCTATGCCATTCCGTTGATTCAGGGGATTGACCTGTATATGGATGAACCGATGCCGAGCGACGGCCAGAGCTATATCCAGTTCCGGAATATTCGCGATTTGGATAAGCAGCCCTGGTCCAGGAATCTGGTAAAAAGCGATTTCGCCTGGTCGGGGGAACATTCCATTCCCAGCGTGCAGGGGGAGATTCCGGTTCTAAGCTTCGCCAGAAAGGTAATGAACGAGAACGATTATCTCGGAGTGCTGGTCGTCCATATTAAGGCCAAGGAGATTCGGGCGCTGCTGACCGGTAACTCCGCCGGGTCGAACCGGATCATGGCGGACAGCGGGGGGAAGCAAATTCTGAGCATCGGGGAGACACTGGAGCAGAACGAATGGTCTAAATGGATCGACCTCAAGAGCAACAAATCCGGCTATGTTCATATTCCCGGCGACAAGGATTCGGGCAATACCCTGCTCGTCTATTCCAGAATGGACAACTCCATATGGACACTGCTCGAATTCACCTCCTGGAAACAGATTACCGCAAGCAGTCTCGAACTGGCGGAATGGATCGGACTGATCGGGATTGGAGCGATTCTGCTGGTCCTGCTGCTGACGCATTATCTGAGCAAGCAGTTTACCAAGCCGATCAAGCAGCTTGTAAGCGCTATGAAGATGTATTCTGTGGGAGGGCATAGGGAGGAGCTGCCTATAGATTACGAGAATGAATTCGGGTATTTATTCTCCGGCTACCGCAAGCAGACCGATCGTATCGAGGAGCTGTATCTGTCGCTGGAGCGGCGGTATGAGCAGCAGCGCAAAGCGGAGATTGAGGCCTTGCAGGCCAATATCAATCCTCATTTTCTGTACAATATGCTGGACCAGCTCAACTGGATGGCGATTGAGGCCGGACAGGATGAGCTGAGCCGGATACTGGAGCTGATGGGCCAGATGTTCAGGATCGGCTTATCCAACGGCGCAAGCTTCATCATGGTGTCGGAAGAATTGCAGCACATCCAGTGTTATCTGGAGATCCAGCAGCTCCGCTGGGGCGACGGCCTGGAGTACACCATCAATGTGGAGCCGGAGCTTCTGGAGGCTTACCTTCCCAAGCTCACCCTGCAGCCTTTTGTGGAGAACTCCATTGTACACGGATTCAATAAACAACGCAGCGGACAGGTCACCATCCGCTTGACTAAGATTGAGGAGACACTGCAGATTATAATTGATGATAACGGGGCCGGTCTGAAGCAGCCGGAGGCGCGGCCGCAGAGGCGGCACACCGGCGGTTATGGCATACGGAATGTGAGAGAGCGGATTGCCGGATATTTCGGAAATGACTACGGGGTTACGCTGAAGGAACGTGAAGAGGGAGGGACCCGGGTAGAGATTGTTCTACCGCTGCTCAGAGAGGCTCCGGCACAGATACTGACTGCTTCTCTCGCCGTGAAGGAAGGCTGA
- a CDS encoding response regulator transcription factor — protein MWKIAIVDDERQVLQGMKRAIPWEELDAEWAGEALNGEDGLAMIREASPDIVITDIYMPVMSGLEMMEQLRNEGFKGKIIILSGYSDFEHARQALRLQVSDYVSKPISLPTLRTILHKVIAELIREQEKVIRQGELELKMMLYEPFVEKEWVRSAAVGTLEPSYRNNSHLPPSYHYWLEGRHATIGIELIRDDRASSFSVSDWNLLRFAVSNIACEVTRKHYANMEYTELNSYRALLIIHPEAECTQQLEELGIRLVDSIHSYLRLVVRIGIGGLKDTWTKIPESTEEAFRAMDHGALRISPAYEVYCYRESHSSGQDRGVLFPVKFSYKLAAAMKASQETEAQQLVHGYITELQAQQGVSASYVQMLGSELWGIITYSLYESGFVLDDLFTNDQIAQEIGNLAIPDQLAGWLSAKITAICASRQWKGSSKHRQVVDFMTNYIHEHYAEELTLADLSDKVFISRNHLSIIFKNITGETFNNYLTRVRIEKARELLMERNMLVYEVAERVGYKNIPYFSTLFKKITGMNPTELIK, from the coding sequence ATGTGGAAGATCGCTATTGTTGACGATGAGCGCCAGGTGCTTCAGGGGATGAAGCGGGCGATTCCATGGGAGGAGCTGGATGCAGAGTGGGCCGGTGAGGCGCTTAACGGGGAAGACGGTCTGGCGATGATCCGCGAAGCCAGCCCGGACATTGTAATCACCGATATCTACATGCCGGTGATGAGCGGCCTGGAGATGATGGAGCAATTAAGGAACGAGGGCTTCAAGGGCAAAATTATTATTTTGAGCGGATACTCAGACTTTGAGCATGCCAGACAAGCCCTCCGGCTTCAGGTCAGTGACTATGTCTCCAAGCCGATCAGTCTGCCTACGCTTAGAACGATCCTTCATAAGGTGATCGCGGAGCTTATCAGAGAGCAGGAGAAGGTGATCCGGCAAGGCGAGCTGGAGCTGAAAATGATGCTGTACGAGCCTTTTGTCGAGAAGGAGTGGGTCCGGTCCGCAGCGGTCGGCACCCTGGAGCCTTCGTACCGGAACAATTCCCATCTTCCGCCTTCGTACCATTACTGGCTGGAGGGCAGGCATGCGACTATCGGGATTGAGCTGATCCGCGATGACCGGGCCAGCTCCTTCTCGGTCTCGGACTGGAATCTGCTGCGCTTCGCGGTCAGCAATATTGCCTGTGAGGTCACACGCAAGCATTACGCCAATATGGAATACACCGAGCTGAACAGCTACAGGGCTCTGCTGATTATTCACCCCGAAGCTGAATGCACACAGCAGCTGGAGGAGCTGGGAATCCGGCTGGTCGACAGCATCCACTCGTATCTCAGGCTGGTGGTCCGCATAGGTATAGGGGGACTGAAGGATACGTGGACGAAGATTCCCGAATCGACGGAGGAGGCGTTCCGCGCGATGGATCACGGGGCCTTGCGGATCAGCCCGGCCTATGAGGTGTACTGCTACCGGGAGAGCCACAGCAGCGGGCAGGACCGTGGAGTTCTTTTCCCGGTGAAGTTCTCTTACAAGCTGGCCGCTGCGATGAAGGCTTCACAGGAGACGGAGGCGCAGCAGCTTGTACACGGATACATTACCGAGCTGCAAGCGCAGCAAGGGGTCTCCGCCAGCTACGTGCAGATGCTAGGGAGCGAGCTATGGGGTATTATCACCTACTCCCTGTATGAGTCGGGCTTCGTGCTTGATGATCTGTTCACCAATGACCAGATTGCCCAGGAGATCGGCAACCTGGCCATACCTGACCAGCTGGCAGGCTGGTTGTCCGCCAAAATCACAGCGATCTGCGCCAGCCGCCAATGGAAGGGCAGCAGCAAGCACCGACAGGTCGTTGATTTCATGACCAACTACATTCATGAGCATTATGCCGAGGAGCTTACGCTGGCTGATCTGTCGGATAAGGTATTCATCTCCCGCAATCATCTGTCGATTATCTTCAAGAACATCACCGGGGAGACCTTCAACAACTACCTGACCCGGGTACGGATTGAGAAGGCCAGGGAGCTGTTAATGGAGCGCAATATGCTGGTCTATGAGGTGGCAGAGAGGGTTGGCTACAAGAACATTCCTTATTTCAGCACGCTATTCAAGAAGATCACCGGCATGAATCCTACCGAGCTGATCAAATGA